From Brevinematia bacterium, one genomic window encodes:
- a CDS encoding RNA methyltransferase substrate-binding domain-containing protein has product MIFFGINPTLEVLNSKHLRNIKEIIIDKAKENPRIETITGLASKSGVKVRFVDRPVLNNITKTSSHQGVAFD; this is encoded by the coding sequence ATGATATTCTTTGGTATAAACCCTACGCTTGAAGTCCTTAACTCAAAACACCTAAGAAACATAAAAGAGATAATCATAGACAAAGCCAAGGAAAACCCTAGAATAGAAACAATCACAGGACTAGCATCTAAAAGCGGTGTCAAAGTAAGATTTGTTGACAGGCCTGTATTAAACAACATAACCAAAACATCCTCTCACCAGGGAGTTGCATTTGAT